From Vigna angularis cultivar LongXiaoDou No.4 chromosome 11, ASM1680809v1, whole genome shotgun sequence:
TCGATTATTACAACAGGTTTATCGATAATTTGCTAGCCGAAGGTCAACATTCATTCTTtactcttgttttttttttcttaattaaaaagtttacattttataatagatttttaaGTAAGTGAAATATTAATGTTGCAGGTATAGAACCATACGTGACACTTTTTCATTGGGATCTTCCCCAAGCTTTGGAAGAAGAATATGGAGGCTTCTTAAGTCGTCGCATTGTGTAAGTTATaacaacattataaaataaaatttacatccattgtaaatttaattgtatatgatgcattataatatatgtttgagTGATTTTCAGAGATGATTTTGAAGACTACGTAGAAGTGTGTTTCAAAGAATTTGGAGATAGGGTGAAATATTGGATTACTTTAAACGAGCCATGGACTTTTAGTAGAGGTGGTTATGCCATTGGAGGCTCTGCACCAGGTCGATGTTCTGAATGGCTAAATCCAAACTGCACCGGTGGTGATTCAGGAACAGAACCTTATTTAGTTTCACATAATCAGCTACTTGCTCATGCAGCAGCTGTCAAACTTTACAAGAACAAATATCAGGTTTTTTTACTGCTACTCTTCACCAAAACTTTATATTAGGTTAAAGTATTTTTGTATAACATAACCCTTCTTCTTAACATTTGAAACACTCTACTCAGAAATTACAAAGGGGCTTGATAGGCATTACAATAGTGTCTCATTGGTTCAAgccaatttcaaataaaaaatcagaTAAAGAAGCTGCTCAACGAGCTATTGACTTCATGTATGGATGGTAAGTCTTTTACTCTACCTTCAAATCACCCTTCAAAGAACTTTTATTAGTAATctgaaatttgatatttttatttgtaattacaGGTACATGGAACCATTGACATCAGGAAAGTATCCAGAAAACATGCGTAACTTAGTTGGTAAAAGATTACCAGAATTCATTAAAGAAGAAGCAAAACTTCTTGTTGGttcatttgattttcttggATTAAACTATTACACCACTTACTATGTTTCCGATGCACCCAAAACCAAACCTAATTATGAGACAGATTCCAATGCCAGACTTTCATGTAAGAACAACTATATTTAtcacttatttaaataatatatgttataatttcataatatcacattttgtattttcttttgtgtGCCAGCATTTCGCAATGGCGTTGCAATTGGTCCATCGGTATGTATACAATCATGTCAAATTCTAtgttcatattattattattttatttgatttttatgacTTCATAATTATATTTGCAGAGTGGTTCTGGTTGGTTATATGTTTATCCCAAAGGAATTAGGGAGTTGTGGCTCTATACAAAAGAAAAGTACAACGATCCTTTGATTTACATAACTGAAAATGGTAATCAAATCAAAAGATCATTTTAATATCTTTGAAATGTCTCATATAGTATTtagacaaaattaattaatatatttgtattgaaTCTTTGTTCTAACATTTTTAATGGTTATTGGTTTTAATTTGTAGGTGTAAGTGAATTAAACAATCCAGAACTATCGTTACAGGAAGCCCTTCAAGATATATACAGAATTGACAGTTACTATCGTCATCTCTATTACGTAAATTCAGCAATTAGGTAATGAataatttctctattttttaaaaatgattttctttgtaaattaattaattaattttgttatcttttaaAAGGGATGACGTAAAGGTAAAAGCGTATTTTGCATGGTCGTTATTGGACAACTTTGAATGGGGTGACGGTTATACGGTGCGTTTCGGAATACACTACGTGGATTATAAAAATGGCTTGAAGCGATATCAAAAGCTATCTGCTAAATGGTTCAAGAACTTTCTTCGCAGGTCTTAGACTATAGAGAATCTCTAAGACACTGTCATTAGACTTTAGAAACACCGATGCAAACTCGtgtaataattttaactataaattgTTATATGATTGCTTCTTAGAAATAaaagtttcttttttaataattctttGTCTATCAGATTTCATACTTTTTCTAAATATTCATTTGCGTTCtataattactatttttcttttaaaaaatcctTTAATTATGCACCACTttgaaaaaatatgatattagtTTAATCAATAATAGATGTAAGAATTGTGTGGTAAGGAAAGATATTATGCTCATCGACAGCAAAAAGACATAGCAAGTATTTAATAACTTGAGTATTCACGCAGTCGACGTGGAAACTATTAGTATTTTGTTAATTAAAGAGTTAAATTCataatttctcattttttaaaaatctttcacattaatcttataattattaaatgttagtgaaataaatttaatttacaactTTCCATAtctttgtttcaattttatcactaaattactttataattctcttttctttactttCTAGTGTGTTATCATTGTTtagagtttaaaatttataatttttttcattattttttcttccattatcgTGCTTGTGTCATTGCTGGTTTTAGAAatgatatatacatatatatatatatatatatatatatatatatatacatatatatatatacatatatatatatatacatatatatatatatatatatatatatatatatatatatatatatatatatatatatatatatatatatataaaagatttttgTTTCCGAAACAACAATTAAAGAGAtgattgaaaaaggaaaaaagggaGGGTAGATATATTGGATTGAAGCGGTGCATGTAGAAACTATTGGCCCAACAAAAATGAATGCCAAAAAAAAGACACCTGAAGTGCAAAATTGGGATGTTTTGTAGGACTCATGCTGCCACGTAGATTTAAGTAATTTAGGGTTGAAATAACTTTGAGGGTTACTCCTACACCCCATACACATTGTTGCCTGTATTatcacaattttttaaaatttcaaaactaatatttatattttaaaatattctacatatccatttcttttctttaacaaataattgttaccaataaggagtattggtaaattttgaagaaatttgttttgatgatgctgcaagaagttttagttgaagaagatattagaattagttaaaagcaatttgtagagattaaatgtagtaggaaattcttgtaaactttgtaaactttcatttttaactgcaataatcgattatggaatggcaataatcgattatcacagagtcatacaggaataatcgattatcacatcatataatcgattatcacttttttgtaaaccccataacggacacaaataatcgattatcacttttgataatcgattatcagtggcagttgggagatgtcttttcagtttttgaccctgcacgaggcttataaatagaggtcttcacagctcttaaaaagaacttttcaattgagagtattagagctttgttgtgcctaagggaagctctctgtgagtgaaaaggatctatgccattttgagaatacagtttgtctgaggaagttctcaaagtgatagagtgctcttgcctggtcttgtgaataggagaagctcgcgttttgtgtgtcaaaggtcggagcggttctcttcaagttggctgagcaggttcttccgttcgtttgtcgaaggaatgtgttttctattccttgcttattttgattatctgattgtaatctgcaaaccatatttttagtgaaaaaggttaatcactatttatagtgattaacgactggacgtagaatcttttgattcgaaccaggataaaaattctgtgttgattttctttatccctaaactcttagcacatcaaccgttcgataaaagttcactaagaaaattaatttttgaaaccgactattttaacttgtgttgtgatcgttacacgctttccgctatctatattttattccgctgcgcgactctataacggtaccgattgttccaacaattggtatcagagcttgctttgatagtttttcaaatttttcgaacatgggcggtcataaccaagtttatgctgagggtgcttctatttatagacctcctttgtttacgggggaaaattatgcgttttggaaaataaaaatgcaaatatttttggagTCTATTGACAGGGGTATTTGGGAAGTTGTTATGAATGGACCAATTGTTCCCactatttttgtaaatgatatgcaggtagaaaaaccatttttacagtggactatggatgaaaatagaatggcacaatatgatgttagggctaggaacataattttatctgcactaacccttgatgattttttcaaagtttctgtttatgaaagtgctcaggaaatgtgggaatTTTTAAGAGTTACTCATGATAAAGTCACAGATGTTGTTAAGTTGACGTTGTCTGATTCAAGCTCCTCAAgctcaaacaattcaaataagcaagaaaatctatgcttaatggCCAGCAATGAATCATCTAAAAGCcaactcttgaagaaaaagaaggacaatcaaggctcctcatcaagctttaaatgttatggatgtggtgaaagaggccatatAAAAGTCGTTTGTCCAATTATCAAGAAAtttcacaaaaagaagaaggttcacattgcttgggttgataatgactcaagtagttcaagtgattctgttgaagaaacaaacttatgtttgacagctaatgttgatgacactgcaagccaagtaagttgttctaattctgaatctagtgaatttgatttgcaaaaagcttttcttgaattgcttgatgaatctgaaaaattgaatgctgctcataaaaatttgaaaaaggaatttaaagaattgcgaattaaatatgagaaggcattagatgaggaaataagtttgagaaataaaatttgcaacttggaaatgaaagagtcttcaaatgttgaacatcctgttgaatgtctttcatgtaagagttatatgcttgatattgatattcttgaaaatcttcttgaagttgaaactagaaaaaataatattgaaatgcctataactgttagaaaggtttataaaaacaaaagtgtttttaaaagtaagaacaaaattaaaagaacccgtagggtatgggttgaaaaaggaactgtGTCTTATAGAAACCAaaatgttgtcacatgcttttattgtatgaaaaaggggcacacttctaacaaatgtagaattaaacattttgatgttccaaatggaaaatatgtttggattcctgttataaagtaaattgtctctaacctcaaaggacccaaatgatattatggggaccaaaactctattgttttgttttgcaggttaatttttcaaaaggaaaagaagactctatggtatcctggtattttttaagagctttgaaataatttatgaatgttagatgtgtcttaggttgaaaatttggcccaaatttgtgtttttcgaaaattaacgtaaataatcgattaccaagggtaataatcgattatctcgtcctcaaaatttggattttggcAATTTggctcgcaaataatcgattatttaaagtaataatcgattatcttaagtcacagcgtaaaaaaataaaaaataaaaaaatttgagtcTGTTTTTAAAAGGGGATTATTACATTCAAGGgaagatatatgagtttgttagatatcttgtttttatctctattatggattaattaatattgtttgtacttcttaattagagttgaatttctgtttttcttatattccatGAGGTATTCTGTTCTTTCatgttatgaaatttcaattttatttctgttttgaaatgcatcaattcttttgttgagggggagaaaaatttgagggggagtttttccacttttttactttttgtttatgatcaaaaagggggagaaaacttctaatttaagtagtgcagttattactaacatgtttgtaagtatgaaatctgtgcaggaaattagaaatgcttttaacaagaaggtatttttgatcatcatcaaaaagggggagattgttaccaataaggagtattggtaaatcttgaagaaatttgttttgatgatgctgcaagaagttttagttgaagaagatattagaattagttaaaagcaatttgtagagattaaatgtagtaggaaattcttgtaaactttgtaaactttcatttttaactgcaataatcgattatggaatgacaataatcgattatcacagagtcatacaggaataatcgattatcacatcatataatcgattatcacttttttgtaaaccccataacggacacaaataatcgattatcacttttgataatcgattatcagtggcagttgggagatgtcttttcagtttttgaccctgcacgaggcttataaatagaggtcttcacagctcttaaaaagaacttttcaattgagagtattagagctttgttgtgcctaagggaagctctctgtgagtgaaaaggatctatgccattttgagaatacagtttgtctgaggaagttctcaaagtgatagagtgctcttgcctggtcttgtgaataggagaagctcgcgttttgtgtgtcaaaggtcggagcggttctcttcaagttggctgagcaggttcttccgttcgtttgtcgaaggaaggtgttttctattccttgcttattttgattatctgattgtaatctgcaaaccatatttttagtgaaaaaggttaatcactatttatagtgattaacgactggacgtagaatcttttgattcgaaccaggataaaaattctgtgttgattttctttatccctaaactcttagcacatcaaccgttcgataaaagttcactaagaaaattaatttttgaaaccggctattttaacttgtgttgtgatcgttacacgctttccgctatctatattttattccgctgcgcgactctataacggtaccgattgttccaacaataaTCACATATGTTAAAGAAAAATTTCTTCAACGGATTAACGGGTCCACAtctgtttaaattttatatttttttagtttttagttaattaatttattgtattaataataattatttaattaaataaaataaaataaatttacataatatattataataatctataaattaattaaaatataatatttaaataaattaaaaattaaaaaaaactttggCCACATTAACGGATATGTACATTGTGACATCCTAATTATatagaaaatcatatataataaagacgtcatcatgcataatatagaaaagcagtcaagagtaattaaggattacagtcatcctcaaAGTAACTTCAGAAATTAAACTTCAACTCCAAAAAGATCTAAACGGTAAACTTAAAGGTAAACAGTATTTCAAAATACagacaataatcgattacatcCTAAGGAGACTAGGCAGCAGCATTGTCTTCAACTTCCAAGGCCGTCTCCAAAAGAACCTCCTCGCCATCTGCTCCCacccaagtggatgatcatcgcaaaagaaacatacacaagcaacacaaacaagcaagggtgagctagatataaaaagcatgttattcaacctcacacgacatgcaaaagtcactCAAAACATGGTAAgatgacatcacaagacttgttactttataaactgactcgtccggactagaatgattgccgagctatggcgggctatgcactcgtggtggcctctactgctttgcaaagccattgtcaatgggttccaccctaccacactcacgaggttagttcgttccgcgccctggagcatactggaagcctccaagactaggacttcctgctactactcaccacatggttcaatcctctctacttgagaatgatcgATCATTATAGTTTCAGGAAAACTCCCAAGACTGAGCTgccatgcaatcattctacacatacttgaatctcaacaagaGAATTCACTGTGGATCGCAATATGAGGCACCACCATATAACCCCCTGTGAggtccatggaattacgtccatcaaacATACCTTGAAAATCCCATACTTTCACTTTTACATTGCATACAAACATAGATATAATACTAATTATACTTCAAAAGACCACAAACAACTTAATAAGTCATCAAAAATCACATGAAACCATTCCATGTACATTAACAGACAATAACAGTCCAAGAATAcccactaaacaacacaaaaccccTTAAAATCATACTTAGACCAGGAAAATAACTTTGAAACTATCACCAACAGTTCCGGAAAGGCCCAAAACCCCtaaaacgacctaaagaacgtccaaaactgATATCCGGATTCCCGAAAACCACCAAAAACTATCCTGTATGATTTTCCgacgacaataatcgattatcatatgtgataatcgattatttgcgagagCTTTGAAGAGGATACAACTCTCtgactaaaataatcgattatcaagtgagataatcgattattcttatcAATTTTTGACAGCAATgtgatttttctggttttggtgcatcttagacatatccaaatgaacaaattaaaatctgtaacactaatattgatatgaaacatgtttataGATGAAAGTAAAGTATTGCATTGGTCATTTGGATAGGAATTAGTTGTACTAAACCAACTCAATTTCTACTCCAAAACATCTAACTCAATAACTAGAGGACCCCAAACCCAATTCTAACACTCTGTACCTATTCTCACCAATttgg
This genomic window contains:
- the LOC108333033 gene encoding cyanogenic beta-glucosidase, with protein sequence MASNHFILLIFFALPFTLPSTTFALRSTVIDISSLNRSSFPTSFVFGTASASYQYEGAAKEDGRGPSIWDAFTHKYPEKIRDRSNGDVAVDQYHRYKEDIEIMKNMNLDAYRFSISWSRILPKGKLSGGINQEGIDYYNRFIDNLLAEGIEPYVTLFHWDLPQALEEEYGGFLSRRIVDDFEDYVEVCFKEFGDRVKYWITLNEPWTFSRGGYAIGGSAPGRCSEWLNPNCTGGDSGTEPYLVSHNQLLAHAAAVKLYKNKYQKLQRGLIGITIVSHWFKPISNKKSDKEAAQRAIDFMYGWYMEPLTSGKYPENMRNLVGKRLPEFIKEEAKLLVGSFDFLGLNYYTTYYVSDAPKTKPNYETDSNARLSSFRNGVAIGPSSGSGWLYVYPKGIRELWLYTKEKYNDPLIYITENGVSELNNPELSLQEALQDIYRIDSYYRHLYYVNSAIRDDVKVKAYFAWSLLDNFEWGDGYTVRFGIHYVDYKNGLKRYQKLSAKWFKNFLRRS